The DNA window ATAACTTTAGTCATTCTATAATGGATAATGAATTAGTGACAATTGAGGAGAGAAAGATTCCACGAAGTGACTATTTTGGATATCTAGGATCAATCATATAAAAAAGAATGTGACAGAGAGGATTATGTTTCataaagaattaaagtgggatgtaTGAAGTAGAGAGGTGCATCCGTAGTGTTATGTGACCAGCATATCCCTTCAaagcttaaaataaaattttgtagGACAGTTGTGCATCTAGCTATGATATAccgggcagaatgttgggctgTTAAGAAGTATCATATAGAAAAGCTATGTGTAGTGAGATAATGAATGTTAATTAtgatggatgtgtggaaaaactagaaaggataaagtaaggaatgaacatattagggTTGTTTTGGGAACTGCCCCATTCAATGAAAAGCTCCACGAAactcgtttgaggtggtatgaccatgttcaaagaAGATCTGAgtaattcagattgaaggagctataagagctaggggtaggcctaaaatgtcTATAGAcaaagtggtgaggaatgacatgcatagtcttggtcttgtcccaagtatgaccttcaTAGAGCTCATCAGAGGGCCTGCTTAgcggaaggaggaggaggagagaatgTGGACGAGGGAAGATTTAAATGGTTGGCCAAATGGGTAGCTTTTCATCCATATTATGAATTATAAATAATCTAAAGTCACCATAATCCTAATGAAATGATCCCAGATTAAACTCCTTTGACTATTTGATTGTGCtcttcataaataaataaatattcagttgataaagaaacaaaaatgataCATGCCAATACGTGGAATGAAGGAATGGGATGGGGTTGATAAGAGCACAATGGGCAGGTTTGTAGGGTAGGGGAGAGTGAGAGTgggagagggagggggtgtTGCAGGTGAGCTTGAGTCGTAGGTTTCAGAAGCAGGGAATAGTTCGGCTTTCTTTgaagatggaggaggaggaggtggtggtggtggtgagtcCCACacatgtgattaaaaatgaaggaattgaataaaaaaatatggagagagaagatgaagaattggGGTATTTAGGAagttaaatttgtttttttttctttttcttaaaaccCATGAGAAATAAATAACTTTGGAGATTaagtaattgttttttttttaaatcaaaactaGTGGATGTAAAATAAACTTTAAACTTACattgtaattaattttcttatctAGTGGATCTATTTAATTTCCCctgatatatttatatatttaatttcttaatttctcTAACGTTTGATCTTACAGCTTCTATCCTTGGTCGGTTGGGACTCTCATGTATACCCTATGGTTCCACATGGTTGCATaaagtgatgaagaaaagaaggaagaacaaACTTAAAACAGATCTTCTTCCAAAGGAATGGTGGTTTCTTACTACAACAAGAAGTTTCttcagaaaatgaaaatatcgagaaaaccaaaattttcagtGAAGAAGAATTGCAAAAGGCTACTGACAACTACAATGAGAATAGAATTCTTGGTCAAGGAGGACAAGGTACTGTCTATAAAGGTATGTTATCAGATGGAAAaattgttgcagttaaaaaatCCATAGGGGTTCAAGATGAAGGCCTAATTGAACAGTTCATTAATGAGGTCATCCTTCTTTCACAAATTAATCACAGAAATGTTGTTAAATTGTTTGGATGTTGTTTGGAGACAGAAGTTCCTCTACTAGTTTATGAGTTCATCCCCAATGGAACCCTTTGTAGTCACATCCATGATAACAATGGAGAGTTCCCCTTTACGTGGGATAGTCGCTTGAGAATTGCTACAGAAATCACGGAAGCACTAGCCTACTTGCACTCAGCAGCTTCTATGCCTATCTATCATAGAGATATCAAGTCTACTAACATTCTCTTAGATGATAGATATAGAGCAAAAGTGTCAGACTTTGGGATTTCAAGGTCAGTGCCAATTGAAAAAACTCACTTAATTACCTTAGTTCAAGGGACATTTGGGTATTTAGATCCGGAGTACTTCCAATCAAGCCAATTCACAGATAAAAGTGATGTCTATAGCTTTGAAGTGGTGCTTGTAGAGCTATTAACAGGGCAAAAGCCTTTTTCTTCAAGTAGATCACTGGAAGAGAAAAGTCtagtttcttatttcatttGTTCAATGGAGGAGAACAAGCTCTTTGAGATCCTTGATGATGAATTTGTAAAGGATGGTGTAAAAGAGGATCTTGAGGCAGTTGCTGTTCTTGCAAAAAGATGCTTGAACATGAATGGCAGGAAAAGACCCACAATGAAAGAAGTTGCAATGAAGCTTGAGAGATTGAGAGATTCTCAATCAGAGAATTTATATGTCAATGATCAAGAATATAAACATGACGAGGAATGCATTATAACTCAACCAATAGGCCTATGGGATACTACTACTTAAGTTTCAACCACATCTCATTGGACTATGGAGACTAGCACTACAACTCCTTTAGATGGCCAGCCATTACTACTTAATCCATCATCTTAATTAGTCTGACTCATAAACAAGGAAAGGTATTTGCGCATacttactttgttttgtttttgtttttgtttgtcttCCACTCTGGTAATATGTGATTTGTGGTTATAGAAATGCTTTAAACTAATAAATCATATTGTAATTATTATAATAttagtttttttgttcttctttataTACCTTATAGTAGACAAGTAACTGTATaacaaaattatccatcaaaATCGTTTGCGATGAGGTGGTGAGGTGGTGAGGTGGTAAGGTGGTGAGGTGGTGAAGTGCAGTgaacatccaatggttgggacgCTCATTGCAGACAATTTGGACACCAACATAATTTGTGCAAATCCAAAGAGGGTAAAAAAATAGTGAGATTCTTTAAAATCTCGAAGACTGGGTAATTTAAAAATCTGCCAAGCCTGATTACGTAAACAAGTTAGAATAATTATCTTTCCCAATAATTAAACAAGTCGTGGGTTCTTACGTTACTAAGGAGCCGTTTGGTATCATTCTTAAAAAACGTTTCTatcgttttttcattttattggaacaaaaaaatgcaaaaaactaTTTGGTACGCCGGGGTTGTGTTtcaatttttatgaaaaaaaaaagaaaggaaaatgagtcAAAAGTCGAAACTCCAAAAGAGAGTTCCGACTATGACGTTTTGTTTCAAAATCCCTAATTTGGAACTATCGTACCCGATAGCTGGAGCGAGAGGAGCATCTGCAGGTaaactcttctctcttcttctcctctgttcgcGTACttgtttcttctcctctcttcttctctcttcttctcctctgttcgcttctctcttcttctcctctgttccAACAATTGTGAAAGTTCCGATAAAAATCCCTCtaacccatctttcttctttaccCACTGAAGACTTGCTGCGGAAAACTAGGGTACTAACCACCGAAGGCCATCTTCCTCCTTCCCTTTCACTCTGAGCATACTCCTCTCTTCAATAACCTCCACCACCAAAGGCCAGTCATCAAGATCTCATGGCACTACTCATCTTCCGATGTTCCAAAATGAGTGAAAGGACTGCCATCGCTGCAAGCCCTTGAGGTTTTCTTCTTTAACTTGAGCAACTGAGGACGAGCCGAGGGAAGTGTAGGTCTTCTTTGTCAGGCATCTGCGTTGAGGTATGTAAACCCTTTTGTGGTTTTTTATTCCCCATTTAGCAGGTTTGGAAACTGGGATTTCGTCAACAAATGTTAAATCTAGGGTTTCTGGAAGCAAAATCGTTTGCTTCATCTTTTCCAACCATTTCTCTTCAAAAATGAGTCACCTCTCTTCTCTATTCTATTTTTTGGTTCGGTACCATCAGTAGTTTCACCACCGCCATGAAGCATATACAAATTCCAacaaaggaaggagcaaaggTAGCCACCAGAGAGGCTGCATATTAGAATTCATATCCATATTTTCTTTGCAAGTCTGTAATTTCCTCTCCATGGTCTGATTTTTTATTCTGAGATTGGGTCTGcaagtcttcttttttttttagattctgagattggatttttgaattGAGATTGAGTCTCCTTTAGTGTAACAGATCATGGGGTGGTTGGGTTCATGAGCCATGAGAGATTTCCTGATAAAGGGCAGAAGTGGATGAGGGTGCAAGAGAGTGAGTGTTTGAGCTGGGGAAGGAGAGAGCGAGTATATTGAGCTAGTTGGAAGTTTTTGTGCTTGATGATTTGCTATTGTGGATGAGGGTGCAAGAGAGTGAGCATTTCTTTTTAGGAAATGATGTGTGTTCAGTAATATATGGAACTGATGATCATTTTTACTGTTGGATGGCCAATTGTTAATATGGAACTGATCaaatcttcaaagaaccatTTATCTTCAATTTCATATTCTAACAAGTATTCAAACAGTCCTATTATAAATAGGATTGCATCTAAGGATTTAAACCTGAAATCAAGTCTTTCTTGctgttattatttttgtttggaTATGATATTCTACTGGTTATACTAAACTAGAAAAATAACTTGtacaatgggtttttttttttctcttggtcatggtttttttttttttttctctccctgcCACTTGAAGATGTCCCATTGTAAGTTATGTGTTCAGATTCAGACTATATAATAATCTAGTATGCTAACTTTGGGATTTTCCTATAATGTTGTTATTATGTTTGGAAGTAATATCCATGCTGTTAAGTGGTTAGAACTTGAGACCAATGTTTTCATTgaggcaatgaaagaagctgtaaaaaatgATCACAAATctggtaattcatttaacaaaattgGATGAGAGgccattacaaagcaatttcagatGGCTTTAAAACATATAGTTGGGAGAGAACTATTAcgcaacaagatgaacaagttgaaatacgagtaccaacaattcaagagactgcttgacacaactggatttgggtggaactcaatgaaaAAATCAGTCACATttgatgatgagtccgtatgggatagggcaatacaggtactATAGATCTCACTAGCTAATTGAATTGTTTCAAAATTAGATTGTAATAAATAGTATTTTATACTAGTGATACAATAactgcttatgcaggcaaatTCAGGTTGGctgaaatacaagaagtatggactaaacaactggccagatttgagcatgaTATTTGGGGATGCCTATGCTAAAGGAAACTTAGGGGTTGAcagtgctcaagatttggattaCATCGAAGCTGATAATAGTGTTAatattgagcaagtctttgAATCTCCTAGTACCTCGGTGCATTTGGGCATGACTAACCccttccatgaggatactcctaCTCCAAATCAGACCACTACAAAGCAaaatcttgataggacacccacgggaagaagaaaaaagagcgccAATAAGGGAGTAGCCACATGAAGCACTTGTATGATaagtatttatccattaaaattgagaaagcatccagtacttccgttacatctcctgttcgtggtggggAAGGTGCATCTCGTCTTCGAGATTTCAGTGTGATTGCATGTGAGGCGGTATTATCCTTTATACCGGATATGTCAAGGGAGACGTACTTGAAAgccaccagtcgtatgtgtgctgatcctagttggagggaaTTTTTCTGTGCAGAGCCTGttaagaggacttggcttttagatgcttTAGAGTAGTTTGTTTGATTTTACTATTGAGACTAATTTTGATGGTTGTGTTTGAATACtacttttgatacttttggatttaGGACAATACTTTCGATGATGGCTATTTATGTTTCATTTATGAAGTTTTTTTGATTGATGTatgtaatgttgaacatgtgttttgggttgagacgatatgtcagattgttatgttttacagtttttttttttttttttgaaattgagaAGTAGTTGTCaatttattgcagttatgtcaaatgcattatgtgaaacttctagtgatgaagaagatataatcattcacatgggaatggaattactgagtgagACTGTATATTTTCGGGAACCATGTAGAGATAGTGTATTTCTAGGTGCTATCATaatgcatgaggtattgaatgagtatgccaatagatgctatgaagagtttaggatggaacgtcatgtcttcctcaacctatgtgattatgttagacataggggttggttgaaagacacgaccaacatccgagtgaatgaacagcttggaatgttcctatggactgttgggaagggttcaagtaatagggacatccaaaatcatttcaaccactctggagaaacagttagtcgaacattcaatgttgtcttgattgcaatgcaacacctgactaaggagaaaatcagaccgcCAAACGTCAGTATGATACCAACAAagattgcacagaacccgaaatactaccattttttcaaggtaaatctGTTAATATGAtgcatgtttgtaattaaatatatgaatatttaattTTGTTATATGTAATGACCATTTAATTGTCATATATATTTCATAGCACTGTATTGGCGCCGTAAatggtactcacatccatgcagtagttccaagagaggatcaaactcGATATAGGAttcggaaggggatcacaactcaaaatgtgatgtgtgcatgttcgtttgacatgcgattcacatatgtgtatgcggAATGGGAAGATAGTACAAATGATTATCGAGTACTTGAACATACAAgaagtgatcctcgattgagtttttcacatccacctccaggtattaactttatactagtatgttagattttcatttgagtgtatacaTAATAacatataatattttttgtCTGTAGGAAAGTGTTATGTTGTTGATTCTAGGTGTTAGCCAATCTGGATAtttgacaccatttaggggtgagagataccatctatCGGACTATAAAAGGCGTAAAAGATTCCTAAGAACAAcaaaagagttgttcaattatagacattcatcacttcggaatgtcattgaacgtacatttggggtattgaaaaacaaatttcaaattttaaggctaatgcatcaattcccagtgaaagctcaggcatcaatcgtactggcatgttgtgggctacacaactatattcgagaagagcatattgctgatgTTGATTTCGTGAGAATgagtgatgatttaaaagttacAAAAGATGACTTGAATttttcgttgatcattctacaacACAATCTAGTCAACGAAATAggacaaaagagatgaatgccactaggctaagaattacaaatgcaatggctagacagcaaaggatgccagagctagttgaaaattaaaatcgataactattttgacaaagctgaaaacctaaattgatgtttcaaatgatgtagtacttgttttatgttacatttatgtatatgatacaagttgatatattattatgaatgtcatatatttggatgttatattaattttgttgatatttaaattactgttACAGATGACTTTTTCTATGCCCTCACTAATAACAACAAATTGTGAAATTTACGGGAAGAattgtggtaaatatacaaccaagtcaagtaaaaatattagaagagaatttttcaagcgTCAAGATTCATGCAATTTTTTCATGTGagtggaccaactacatctatgtagatgtggtagtggtaaaggtcaatgcaaagtacgaactgcgacgaaaggtccaaacaatggacagtattttctatgttgtcCAAATTCAACTGGgataatttatttctacgattgatctatacctatagataattttagattctttttaattcgatgttaaatttcaacgaccctaatcacatctattatttgatataggttgATAATCGTGGATGTGGTATATTTGTGtgattgaaagatgaaacacatatctctaccatacaacatacattatgttcagaaatctcaacatcaacatcatccacaccaccgtccacttcgaacgagtacatgaaaagatatctggaagggacacttaaaggattagaggacaaAACAAATAAGGTGAAAAGACATCCTCCAtacatttaaatttttagacttggacaaaaagtgaaaatttgggaaatAATGTAATAATTAATTAGGACAAGGCATTATTAATTCagtattttattcatctttttggaatcatgtttttttttttttagttggtatgtaatactttattgtcccaaaggatttgtatgcttatagtattttaatgttttttctgtaattattgacttaaaagaaaagaaaagaaaaaaaaaaaaaaaaacgattctgaaacaagcattaccaaacagTAGAACTATCGTTTTTTTGTTCTGAAACTGttttagaaacagattcaccaaacaaccttaaatcgtttaaaaataACGTTTTGACgcagaaactaaaatttctctttctgaCACGAAATGAagtttctggaacaaaaacaATATCAAACGAAGCCTTAGAAGTACTTAGTTGAAGTTTTGAAATATTTCTCAGATCATAGGTGAGTTGTACCGAGTACTCACTAAATTATGGACCActtcaaatctttgttttcGAGAGGGATGATCAACTCCACAAATATCGATCGAAACTTGAACCCTGGTATAGATATGCAATTTAAGAAATATGGCTGTTCATGTGAGGACCACACGCTCCCTCGTGTACATCTCTCATGATTTTCTTAACTTCCTCGGCGTCAACACACTTCAAAGTAATTATTACTTCACCCCATTAATACCATtggtgaaaaaaatttctccattaTAAACAAAATCCGATCAGAAAGAGTTCTTTCTTTTCCTACGTTTTTCTAGATCAGCCTAGGAAATTTGGGTAGGAATAGGATACTTAGAAGTTGAGTCTTCTCCTTCCCCATGGCTCAATGAACCTATCCACGGAAGTGAGgatctacctttttttttttttctttcccatccAAAGCCCTTCTTCGACTTGTAGTTTGGCGACAGGTGGTTAGTGTTGGATTATGTTAATCATTGTATTAATTTAATATTATCATCTTGATTTAAAAAAAGTATGAATTAGGTAAACAAAAAATTACTTCCATTGCTGAAACATCCTCCATCAAACAAGGAAAAGATACGATTCAACAGAATACCTAAGATTATGAGCAAATATAGAAACCCTATAATCTGGTTCAATGATGACACACTAGGCAAAAGAAGATATAAAACACTAGAAAGCTAATCAATGAACATAATTCTTTATTCTTATTTTCCACtcataataacaataataataatgacaaATGGTACCTGGAATCTTAAATGCCTTaactaattaaaaattttccttctcttattTAACAAGTATCAATCTTATATTTTATTCCTTTGAGAAAATCCACTTAAAAAGGGAATGGGATTCCCCTTCTCGGACAAAGAAGTACTTAAATATTCTCAGGGTAAGAGAACCTAGTCCGCTTGCGCAGCAACTGCACTAAAGTGTAGGTCAATGGGAGGTTGGGCAGAAGCATCTTCAGTGCATGAAGGGAGAAGCATGGTCTTTTTGTACTAGTCTGTGTCTACGCATCAAACCACACAAGCATGTACGGttatttttcccatattttaaaCTAGAATATTGCTTCTAGCTTGTTTTTATTAGGGGGAAGATTTCTCTCTACAGAATCGTAGCAGTTGCACCAATGCTGGGATCAATGAGAGCGCACGTGAAAGCATTAATAGGTTGCGCATTTCCAATTTTCATGGGAAGTGAGGCGATCATTTCGCCCCCATCTGTGTCTATGCGTAGTCCCCATACTCCCAAGCAaaaccctttttcctttttcttatagTTGGGAAAATGTAGAGTATGTTACTGGCATACATGCATGGGCATGCACACTATGTGTCAATACAAAAAGAGACATTTGAATGAATAATTATGAATTTGTTTTTTATCCAAGAGATCGAAATAATAGAACCttatgaaatttgaaaaaataacaaatctttatgacaataataatttgtttttattttttatgaaaaaatatatcatattttatcattttcttgcTAAACTCTCTACTTCTGTCCGATCTGACTTGGCCGACCCACTTTCAAAAACTAGGGTTAAGACATATTTGAGTTGATTTTTATTCATTCCTCATCAATCCTGATCGAATTAATCAAGATCAATCTAGATCataattttgagttttttaaacCCTTGATATCATGCACTCTCACACTTTCTATCTTCCctcatatactctgtcttctATGATATGTGAATCTCTCCTATAGACAAATCATATGACACTCACTCCCCTGATCCTATTGACTTGACATGAAAGATTTCATCCCACACTAAGCAACATATGAATCtcttaaattttaattatatatcACACATGTTGGACTAAACAAGCATTTGATAATAAGTCAAAGCATCCATTGATTCATGTGTGATCCGACAGTGAACACCACCTCAACAAATATGCTTGTCCATTTCCAAAAAAGCACATACCCATAGtagtatatatttataatattgtgCCTAACTCCACTAGCAACAGGGTTCTTAATACGGCCTTTTTTGTATTAATTGCAAGTTTGAACTGGCACTCAATATTAGTGATCTTTTAACATTATCTATATCACATAATCACATGTTAataggtttttcttcttcttcttcttcttcttcttttttttcctgttttctcTGCATAAACTTTATATGATGCCACTCAAGAATTTAGGCTCCGTTTAATTAGAACTgaagtaatttaaaaaaaaaaaattctaattatTATCAAGAATGATTGTTTAATTACCTCAAAATATACTAAAATATATTGACAAAATTCACTTCATTTTCAAACTAAAATATCATCAAATATTTTTCACATCTTATGAGTTTATCTTCTCTATGTTATGGGTCTCACATGTTTTAATATCTACGTCGACTCTATTTCCAACCAAAATAATGCATTTGAAAGTTTTTTTGTGTACTAattaagtttttcttcttcttagagTTGAGAAATCTCTTCTTCATTACTTATGTGACCATGTAGTTAGATTATTGTGCCATCATTAGACTCCCATCCTTTATTGTATATGGTCGAAATTATCCTTTTCCGTACGAATTCAAAGGGTTAGATTCTTTAAatgaagagattccctcttcaccatgGGTATAGAGAAAGTCATTCCTTTCTTTCatcatatttttcatttcattaacTTAATTAATCATTGAAAATCTGTTACTTCATTTCATCACTTCACTTCTAACCAAACTAGGTTTTGGTATTTATACCTATTTTATTCAAACAAATGTGAAAGATCAATACTTCACTAGGAATCACTTTAAACTTGGGTTGCTATTGAAACAAAAACCTAAACCGATgtaggaaataaaagaaaatcgcaAACAAACAACCACACAATGCAAAGAATATAAGTAATTTAATAAGATTTTCTGTATCTATAGAGAATGGAGACATAATGCattatcaatagagaatagagTCACAACAACTCATCATCAAGGCCTCAGGCCCTTCAAACCCTACGGCCTCTTAATAGTCTTTCAAAATCAACTCACACATGCAAGTGATGGAATACAAAACTTCATACCCTAAGCAGTAACTGATACTCAAGATTACAAGATAGCTAGCCACTGTGGAGCCTAACCATCCGTACTGCTACAAAAGTGCTCAGTTTTTGTCTATTAATGATGGTCACAGCAATAGGACGACAGTGGTTAATTATGCATGTACGATTAGAGACTAGTTTATTCAAGGGTGGTATCTTTTAAAGATGAAGGCCATGATAAGTGCCTTAACATTACTAGGACAAGTGGAGAAGCACTAAAATTAAAGTATTACACAACTTGATTAGTAGATCTGTCAGTCATATGGTAGTCCATTTCTTGGTTACTAGTATGAAGTTTGAACTTCTATAAATAGCCATCTTTCTTTGTAGCTTCCCATTGCTTCTTTAACAAAGCTTAGCCATGATGAAGGTGGTGATCATAGTTTCTATGTTCCTTCCATTAGCTCTTTCCTCTTCCCTTGACCACTGCTCTAAATGTGGCAAAATAGAGGTTCCATACCCTCTTAGCACATCTGACAACTGTGGAGATTCTAACTACAGAGTCTACTGCAACAATGGCACCTTAGAGTTCTTATCTGAAGGGAACTCTTACTATAAGATACTGAGCATTGATGCTGATGCTTCAAGGTTTATAATTAGCCCACCAGAGATAGACAGGAAGAAGTGTTCCTCATCTGATCTTATGGCTGGAGGATTAATGATCAGTGAGAGCTCTCCATTCAATATATCTAAACGCAACACAGTAATGTTATTTAATTGCCCACAGAgtattctctcttcacctttgaACTGTTCTTCTAATAGTCCGTGTAGGGAGTATGAGGAGCAGGTTAAGGAAGGGAGAGGATGCCGCAACACTCTATGCTGTACCTTCTTGAAGGATGCATCCATGACTTCACATAGGATCAAAGTTAGGGTTGGAGGTTGCAGTGCATATACAAGTGTGGTGGACTTGAATGCTGAAGATCCTCCAACTGCTTGGAATTATGGTATTGAGTTACAGTGGGCTCCACCTAATATGTAACTGTTAAAACTTATGTTTGTCAATTTGCTGTTTCTCGTGAACTTTGTCTAAGATTTTCAACTAGGGAGCTTGTTGGTCTTTCATCACTTTGTGATCAATAAATAAGATCTTCTTGTTGTAATCTGTGTTTAATGAAATGGGTTTGAGTTTGtctatcttattttatttttaaggtaAAGCTTCAAGTAGGGTTTTAGCTTTTTTTCTCCACACATGGTGAAGACTGATCTCTTCATCCACCCTTAAAAGACCTTTTGATTGGATGGGAGAAGTTTATTTTGGACCATAAACAGTATgtgtgaagagattctctcttcccctcagggtgaacaaaaccctattttgcAAAGTTAGCCCAAGACAAaatagggtttttgtttttaacacAATTTCTCTCGCATGTGGTGAAGGGAGAATGTTTTCATCCACCCTTGTCAGACCCTTCGATTGGATTGCAAATGGATATCTTGGACATGAATAACAACATAGATGAAGAGATTATCTCTTCACCAAggtgaagtaaaaaaaaaattcttgtaagttgtaaccaaGGTTGGCTACAACGAGATTGTTATCCAActataatactttttttttctattgaaggtaaatcttatcatttcacataaaagTTGCAAGCAATTTCAAcatttgaaaacccttttttttctaatcccTATATGACAATTGACAAAAGCAACCACCCCAATGGTGAATTCTAGCCTCAACAACGATTTAAGAGCTCCCTCAATTGCTTCAACCCTTGAAGATCACAAAGGTAAAGATTATAATCTTAAATCCTAGACAAGCCCCAATTTGTTAAGtttataat is part of the Macadamia integrifolia cultivar HAES 741 chromosome 9, SCU_Mint_v3, whole genome shotgun sequence genome and encodes:
- the LOC122088184 gene encoding wall-associated receptor kinase-like 20, yielding MMKVVIIVSMFLPLALSSSLDHCSKCGKIEVPYPLSTSDNCGDSNYRVYCNNGTLEFLSEGNSYYKILSIDADASRFIISPPEIDRKKCSSSDLMAGGLMISESSPFNISKRNTVMLFNCPQSILSSPLNCSSNSPCREYEEQVKEGRGCRNTLCCTFLKDASMTSHRIKVRVGGCSAYTSVVDLNAEDPPTAWNYGIELQWAPPNM